One Felis catus isolate Fca126 chromosome D1, F.catus_Fca126_mat1.0, whole genome shotgun sequence DNA segment encodes these proteins:
- the LOC101089798 gene encoding olfactory receptor 52A5-like translates to MLKLNGTVFMPSVLTLVGIPGLESVQFWIGIPFCAMYITALFGNSLLLVIIKSERSLHEPMYLFLAMLGATDIALSTCILPKMLGIFWFHLPDIYFNACLFQMWLIHTFQCIESGILLAMALDRYVAICDPLRHAIIFTHQLVTQIGVAVTLRAVIFSAPCLILIKCRLKHFWTTVVSHSYCEHMAVVKLAAEDIQINKIYGLFVAFIILGFDIIVIILSYIRIFITVFNLPQRESRLKAFNTCIAHICVFLEFYLLGFFSFFTHRFGFHIPPYIHILLSNLYLLVPPLLNPIVYGVKTKQIRDRLSKIFSL, encoded by the coding sequence ATGCTCAAGCTCAATGGCACAGTCTTCATGCCCTCAGTGCTGACACTGGTTGGGATCCCTGGCTTGGAATCTGTGCAGTTCTGGATTGGAATTCCTTTCTGTGCCATGTACATCACTGCTCTGTTTGGGAATTCCCTGCTCCTGGTCATCATCAAATCGGAACGCAGCCTCCATGAGCCCATGTACCTCTTCCTGGCAATGCTTGGAGCAACAGACATTGCTCTCAGTACCTGCATCCTACCCAAAATGCTAGGAATATTCTGGTTCCATTTACCAGACATATATTTCAATGCCTGTCTCTTTCAGATGTGGCTCATCCACACCTTCCAGTGTATCGAATCAGGAATTCTGCTGGCCATGGCCCTggaccgctatgtggccatctgtgaTCCCCTGAGACATGCAATCATCTTTACCCACCAACTAGTCACTCAGATTGGGGTAGCAGTGACACTCAGAGCAGTCATCTTTTCAGCTCCATGTCTCATCCTCATCAAATGTCGGCTGAAACACTTCTGGACCACTGTGGTCTCCCATTCATACTGTGAGCACATGGCCGTCGTGAAGTTGGCAGCAGAAGATATTCAAATCAACAAGATCTATGGTCTGTTTGTGGCTTTCATTATACTTGGATTTGACATAATCGTTATCATACTCTCCTACATCCGAATATTTATAACTGTCTTCAATCTGCCTCAGAGAGAATCTAGGCTCAAAGCCTTTAACACCTGCATTGCCCATATTTGTGTCTTCCTTGAGTTTTATCTCCTaggtttcttctccttctttacACACAGGTTCGGGTTCCACATTCCACCCTACATTCATATTCTTCTGTCCAATCTTTATCTGCTTGTCCCTCCTTTGCTCAATCCTATTGTGTATGGGGTGAAAACCAAACAGATTCGAGATCGGTTGTCCAAGATTTTTTCACTCTAA